A single window of Flavobacterium sp. 140616W15 DNA harbors:
- a CDS encoding metal-dependent transcriptional regulator — protein sequence MTFSEENYLKAIYHLTTSSEAEVSTNAIAEMMETKASSVTDMLKKLSEKDLINYKKYQGVSLTENGKLAAKMIVRKHRLWEVFLVDKLDFSWDEVHDIAEQLEHIKSEQLINKLDDFLGNPTEDPHGDPIPDAQGRIIKVEKQLLSELNEKQIGICVGVKDTSSEFLQYLDKQEIALGSKIECLSKESFDLSLKIKVNEKELTISNKIASNLFVKLL from the coding sequence ATGACCTTCTCAGAAGAAAACTACTTAAAAGCTATTTATCATTTAACCACTTCTTCAGAAGCTGAGGTTAGTACCAATGCTATTGCTGAAATGATGGAAACTAAAGCATCATCGGTTACAGATATGCTTAAGAAATTATCCGAAAAGGATTTGATTAATTATAAAAAATACCAAGGAGTTTCGCTTACAGAAAACGGAAAACTAGCAGCCAAAATGATTGTTCGTAAACACCGTTTATGGGAAGTATTCTTGGTAGATAAACTTGATTTCTCTTGGGATGAGGTTCATGATATTGCCGAACAATTGGAGCATATCAAATCTGAACAATTAATTAATAAACTGGATGATTTTCTGGGTAATCCAACAGAAGATCCGCACGGAGACCCAATTCCTGATGCTCAAGGACGAATTATTAAAGTCGAAAAACAACTGCTTTCAGAACTTAATGAAAAGCAAATTGGTATTTGTGTAGGGGTAAAAGATACTTCATCAGAGTTTTTGCAATATCTCGATAAACAAGAAATAGCTTTAGGCTCAAAAATTGAATGTCTATCAAAAGAAAGCTTCGATTTGTCTCTAAAAATTAAAGTAAATGAAAAAGAACTAACTATTTCTAATAAAATAGCTTCAAACCTATTTGTGAAGTTGCTATAG
- a CDS encoding Nramp family divalent metal transporter, with protein MTKSLEEVNQSVQTQNKKSVFRKILAFLGPAYLVSVGYMDPGNWATDIAGGSQFGYALLWVLLMSNLMALLLQSLSARLGIVTQRDLAQASRETYSKFINYILYILAEVAIAACDLAEVLGMAIGINLLFDIPLIEGVLITVLDTFLLLFLINKGIRKMEAFIIVLVAIIGFSFVFEMIFAEPELDKVMYGLIPSLPNSAALYIAIGIIGATVMPHNLYLHSSLVQTRKFDRSPAGIKQALKYNLIDSTIALNLAFFVNAAILILAAATFHRNGMFEVAEIQDAHQFLEPLLGTKWAPILFAVALIAAGQSSTITGTLAGQIVMEGYLNLRIQPWVRRIITRLIAIVPAVVVIMIYGESVTGKLLILSQVILSLQLGFAIIPLIHFVSDKTKMKGFHISRLTQVTAWIIALIIVSLNGKLVYDEISGWLEASENPIILWVTVVPLAIAFLVLLLYIVFKPFIARAKSDIQNHSPHNLSLRFSVKETYSKKNIAISVDFSNADEAAINSAFELGGIDANYTLIHVVETVGALMYGQNVDDHETTIDEKLLLEYKEMLTAKGFKIETELGFGKPNNIIPIIVNKGSFDILVMGTHGHTGFKDLIFGTTVDKLRHKISIPLFIVK; from the coding sequence CTGTTTTTAGAAAAATATTAGCTTTTCTTGGTCCTGCTTATTTAGTGAGCGTTGGATACATGGATCCAGGAAACTGGGCGACTGATATTGCGGGTGGAAGCCAATTTGGATATGCTTTACTTTGGGTTTTGTTAATGAGTAACTTAATGGCTCTGTTATTGCAAAGTCTTAGTGCTAGATTAGGAATTGTAACCCAACGTGATTTAGCACAAGCTTCAAGAGAAACCTATTCTAAATTCATCAATTATATATTATACATTCTTGCCGAAGTCGCCATTGCTGCCTGTGATCTTGCCGAGGTTTTAGGAATGGCAATTGGTATAAATTTATTATTTGATATTCCGCTGATTGAAGGGGTTTTAATTACTGTATTAGATACTTTTTTATTGCTTTTCTTGATTAATAAAGGCATTCGAAAAATGGAAGCTTTTATAATTGTCTTGGTTGCAATTATAGGTTTTTCTTTTGTTTTTGAAATGATTTTTGCTGAACCTGAACTAGATAAGGTAATGTATGGATTGATCCCATCACTTCCTAATTCTGCAGCTTTATATATTGCAATTGGTATTATCGGAGCAACAGTAATGCCTCATAATTTATACCTGCATTCTTCTTTGGTACAAACTAGAAAATTTGACAGAAGCCCAGCAGGAATCAAACAGGCATTAAAATACAATCTGATAGATTCAACGATTGCTCTTAATCTTGCTTTTTTTGTAAACGCTGCTATCTTAATTCTTGCTGCTGCCACCTTTCATCGAAATGGGATGTTTGAAGTTGCTGAGATTCAAGATGCGCATCAGTTTCTAGAACCACTTTTAGGAACCAAATGGGCGCCAATCCTCTTTGCGGTTGCTTTAATTGCTGCAGGGCAGAGTTCAACAATTACTGGAACTCTAGCGGGTCAAATTGTTATGGAAGGCTATTTGAATTTAAGAATCCAACCTTGGGTTCGTCGAATTATAACACGTTTAATTGCTATTGTGCCTGCTGTAGTCGTAATCATGATTTATGGCGAAAGTGTAACAGGAAAACTGCTGATTTTGAGTCAGGTAATCCTGAGTTTGCAATTAGGGTTTGCAATTATACCTTTGATACATTTTGTGAGCGATAAAACAAAGATGAAAGGGTTTCATATTAGTAGATTAACTCAGGTTACGGCGTGGATTATTGCTTTAATTATTGTATCATTAAATGGGAAATTAGTTTATGATGAAATAAGTGGTTGGTTAGAAGCTTCTGAGAATCCAATTATATTATGGGTTACAGTGGTACCTTTGGCAATAGCCTTTTTAGTTTTATTACTTTATATTGTTTTTAAACCATTTATTGCACGAGCAAAATCGGACATACAAAATCATTCCCCTCATAACCTTTCTTTACGTTTTTCTGTAAAAGAGACTTACAGTAAAAAGAATATTGCGATTTCTGTTGATTTCTCTAATGCAGATGAGGCAGCAATTAACAGCGCCTTTGAATTAGGAGGGATAGATGCTAATTATACTTTAATTCATGTGGTAGAAACGGTTGGTGCTCTTATGTATGGTCAAAATGTTGATGACCATGAAACGACAATCGATGAAAAACTGTTGTTAGAATATAAAGAGATGCTTACAGCAAAAGGATTTAAAATCGAGACTGAACTTGGATTTGGCAAACCAAACAATATTATTCCGATCATTGTAAACAAAGGAAGTTTTGATATTTTGGTTATGGGAACGCATGGACATACGGGCTTCAAAGATTTAATTTTTGGAACAACAGTAGACAAATTGCGTCATAAAATTTCGATACCTTTGTTTATTGTTAAATAA
- a CDS encoding FeoB-associated Cys-rich membrane protein gives MIQEIIAFAILAVAIAFLIRKFFWKPKNKKNCGDNDCGCH, from the coding sequence ATGATACAAGAAATTATAGCTTTTGCAATTTTAGCAGTAGCAATTGCTTTCTTAATTCGCAAATTTTTCTGGAAACCTAAAAATAAGAAAAACTGCGGAGACAATGACTGCGGTTGTCATTAA